One Helicoverpa zea isolate HzStark_Cry1AcR chromosome 11, ilHelZeax1.1, whole genome shotgun sequence genomic window carries:
- the LOC124634500 gene encoding ATP synthase mitochondrial F1 complex assembly factor 1 has protein sequence MALGFKKFLGKFRIVNYVTITHSLRSFMTTSTNMEKALENLKTNPYYEKYAARIADLQKTSPEEFMQRVEVQQKSKEEEKKKKFASVDTRQFSSVLNPKQALKEDTESNVKRLSDIFKVDLVEDKDAAEIRTIWEEYHKSKEVISATIPKETYALLQQNMQLCPTFLFPLPRSQGYEFIMCQSYAHTIHFTPLLAYQVHKENAPECLTMVHYTELADKGIILMRGEFDKNVLDGQEAQCLANQFQMYYSGKDAAKLQLLQTFTKNPDTFKHMDLIAQLENIGL, from the exons ATGGCCTTAGGGTTCAAAAAATTTTTGGGAAAATTCAGGATTGTAAATTATGTAACAATAACACATAGTTTACGCAGTTTTATGACCACTTCAACTAACATGGAAAAAGCattagaaaatttaaaaaccaATCCGTACTACGAAAAGTACGCTGCACGCATCGCAGATCTACAGAAAACATCACCCGAAGAATTCATGCAAAGAGTTGAAGTTCAGCAAAAGTCCAAGGAAGAGGAAAAGAAGAAAAAGTTCGCGTCCGTGGACACAAG aCAATTCTCCTCTGTGTTAAATCCTAAACAAGCACTAAAAGAAGATACTGAGAGCAATGTCAAGAGGCTCAGTGATATATTTAAAGTGGATCTTGTTGAAGATAAAGATGCAGCAGAGATTAGAACTATTTGGGAGGAGTATCACAAGAGTAAGGAAGTGATATCAGCAACTATTCCGAAAGAGACGTATGCACTGCTGCAACAGAACATGCAGCTGTGTCCCACTTTCTTGTTCCCGCTGCCGCGCTCCCAGGGCTACGAGTTCATCATGTGCCAGAGCTATGCTCACACAATACATTTCACGCCTCTCCTTGCTTATCAG GTGCACAAGGAGAACGCGCCCGAGTGCCTCACCATGGTGCACTACACGGAGCTGGCTGACAAGGGTATCATCCTCATGCGCGGTGAATTCGACAAG aacgTGTTGGATGGCCAAGAAGCTCAATGCCTGGCAAACCAATTTCAAATGTACTATAGCGGCAAAGATGCTGCCAAGTTGCAGTTGCTCCAGACATTCACAAAGAACCCGGATACCTTTAAGCACATGGATCTTATAGCACAGCTGGAAAATATtggtttataa
- the LOC124634300 gene encoding unconventional myosin-Ia, with protein MADAEAAGQADAVLLAPLSEDTFLHNLHVRYKRDIIYTYVGNALVSVNPCRALPLYSAELVRAYLARPPYQLPPHLYAITATAYRWVRDRNETQCIVITGESGAGKTEAARVCLQCAAVAGEERGAAGALTAAGTLLEAFGNAATALNHNASRFGKLLEIEFDFKGEPVGGHLTHYLLEKERVSGAADGERNFHVLYQLLAGADAALLKRLRLQRGWEQYRVLRGAAPPPASPRRAPPPPPSAPPAAAALHDRDHFAFTTEAMRALGFSGGACEGVLRVLAFLLKLGNVEFEPQHNIDGSIGTRLHHRYELVEACALVGVDAEALGAALGAADEGPAPAWPAARRDQLLRVLYSRLFTWLINAVNEHLKPAEAGRRCALGILDVYGFEALAHNGLERLLINYAAERVQAAVTALTLRREQEEYAREGLAWRPLRYADHEAAADLLDAGPDSVLGALADAASDAAFLARLKRRRHPRLLVLPPDHFQVVHFGGGVAYSARGIVAKDRDAVCARCCAVLGGAGSALLGALFAGGASPRRPAALGTRQRALVGALVRRLPPAPRLVRCLRPDAALRPHRFDAALLRRQIQDQGIMDMAQLRRLGWCESMCARAALARYGVLAPRPPHPPRPPHSPRASPARDDPVRAARALLRQLPIPSAEFAYGRTRVFVRSPRTVWELEALRAARVAALVAAAQRAWRRHRARRRAAAQAVLARAWRRRRAAPRRRRAAAVLWRAWAAAARRRYLLRLWRRLPPRHLSPACAAWPACPAPRLLGRADALLRRLHHAWRCRLYRAAFDQTARNRMREKVTASVLFKDRKANYACSVAHPFVGDYVRLRASAAWRRGLGAAGDRYVVFADVVGKVARSSGRVARCLAVLSTGALLLLEARSLRLKRRVPAHAVWRLSLSPHRDDLLVVHVRAAALDAADELSQCSERDAADAPGCLFGGEGAWRRRGDVVVRTCHVLELATKLFLVVQNAVGAPPHVNIATEFEANFGQQLVTLSFHALGGDAAGARLLRRGSRMDVLV; from the exons ATGGCGGACGCCGAGGCCGCGGGGCAGGCGGACGCGGTGCTGCTGGCGCCGCTGTCCGAGGACACGTTCCTGCACAACCTGCACGTGCGCTACAAGCGCGACATCATATAC ACGTACGTGGGCAACGCGCTGGTGTCGGTGAACCCGTGCCGCGCGCTGCCGCTCTACTCGGCCGAGCTGGTGCGCGCCTACCTGGCGCGGCCGCCTTACCAGCTGCCGCCGCACCTCTACGCCATCACGGCGACCGCCTACCGCTGGGTGCGCGACAGGAACGAGACTCAGTGCATCGTCATTACCG GCGAGAGCGGCGCCGGCAAGACGGAGGCGGCGCGCGTGTGCCTGCAGTGCGCGGCCGTGGCGGGCGaggagcgcggcgcggcgggcgcgctcACGGCGGCCGGCACGCTGCTCGAGGCCTTCGGCAACGCCGCCACCGCGCTCAACCACAACGCCAGCAGATTT GGCAAGCTGCTGGAGATCGAGTTTGACTTCAAGGGCGAGCCGGTGGGCGGGCACCTGACGCACT ACCTGCTGGAGAAG GAGCGCGTCAGCGGCGCCGCCGACGGCGAGCGCAACTTCCACGTGCTGTACCAGCTGCTGGCCGGCGCCGACGCCGCGCTGCTCA AGCGGCTGCGGCTGCAGCGCGGCTGGGAGCAGTACCGCGTGCTGCGCGGCGCCGCCCCGCCGCCCGCCtccccgcgccgcgcgccgccgcccccgccgtccgcgccgcccgccgccgccgcgctgcacGACCGCGACCACTTCGCCTTCACCACG GAGGCGATGCGCGCGCTGGGCTTCAGCGGCGGCGCGTGCGAGGGCGTGCTGCGCGTGCTGGCCTTCCTGCTCAAGCTGGGCAACGTGGAGTTCGAGCCGCAGCACAACATCGACGGCAGCATCGGCACGCGCCTGCACCACCGATACG AGCTGGTGGAGGCGTGCGCGCTGGTGGGCGTGGACGCGGaggcgctgggcgcggcgctgggcgcggcggACGAGGGCCCGGCGCCCGCGTggccggcggcgcggcgcgacCAGCTGCTGCGCGTGCTGTACTCGCGCCTCTTCACGTGGCTCATCAACGCCGTCAACGAGCACCTCAAGCCGGCGGAGGCGGGGCGCCGCTGCGCGCTCGGCATCCTCGACGTGTACGGCTTCGAGGCGCTGGCGCACAACGGGCTGGAGCGGCTGCTCATCAACTACGCGGCCGAGCGCGTGCAGGCCGCCGTCACCGCGCTCACGCTGCGCCGCGAGCAGGAGGAGTACGCGCGCGAGGGCCTGGCCTGGCGCCCGCTGCGCTACGCCGACCACGAGGCGGCCGCCGACCTGCTGGACGCGGGGCCCGACTCCGTGCTGGGCGCGCTGGCCGACGCCGCCTCCGACGCCGCCTTCCTCGCGCGCCTCAAGCGCCGCCGCCACCCGCGCCTGCTCGTGCTGCCGCCCGACCACTTCCA GGTGGTGCACTTCGGCGGCGGCGTGGCGTACTCGGCGCGCGGCATCGTGGCGAAGGACCGCGACGCGGTGTGCGCGCGCTGCTGCGCGGTGCTGGGCGGCGCGGGGTCGGCGCTGCTGGGCGCGCTGTTCGCGGGCGGCGCGTCGCCGCGGCGGCCGGCGGCGCTGGGCACGCGGCAGCGCGCGCTGGTGGGCGCGCTGGTGCGGCGCctgccgcccgcgccgcgcctcgTGCGCTGTCTGCGCCCCGACGCCGCGCTGCGCCCGCACCGCTTCGACGCCGCGCTGCTGCGCCGACAGATCCAGGACCAGGG GATCATGGACATGGCGCAGCTGCGGCGCCTCGGCTGGTGCGAGTCCatgtgcgcccgcgccgccctcgCGCGCTACGGCGTGCTCGCGCCCCGCCCGCCCCACCCGCCCCGCCCGCCCCACTCGCCCCGCGCCTCGCCCGCGCGCGACGACCCCGTGCGCGCCGCGCGCGCGCTGCTGCGCCAGCTGCCCATCCCCAGCGCCGAGTTCGCGTACGGCCGCACGCGCGTGTTCGTGCGCAGCCCGCGCACCGTGTGGGAGCTGGAGGCGCTGCGGGCGGCGCGCGTGGCGGCGCTCGTGGCGGCCGCGCAGCGCGCCTGGCGCCGccaccgcgcccgccgccgcgccgccgcgcagGCCGTGCTGGCGCGCGcctggcgccgccgccgcgccgcgccgcgccgccgccgcgccgccgccgtgcTGTGGCGCGCCTGGGCGgcggccgcgcggcgccgctaCCTGCTGCGCCTGTGGCGCCGCCTGCCGCCGCGCCACCTGTCGCCCGCGTGCGCCGCCTGGCCCGCGTGCCCGGCGCCGCGCCTGCTGGGCCGCGCCGACGCGCTGCTGCGCCGCCTGCACCACGCCTGGCGCTGCCGGCTGTACCGCGCCGCCTTCGACCAGACGGCGCGCAACCGCATGCGCGAGAAGGTCACGGCCAGCGTGCTGTTCAAGGACCGCAAGGCCAACTACGCGTGCAGCGTGGCGCACCCGTTCGTGGGCGACTACGTGCGGCTGCGCGCGTCGGCGGCGTGGCGGCGCGGGCTGGGCGCGGCCGGGGACCGCTACGTGGTGTTCGCGGACGTGGTGGGCAAGGTGGCGCGCTCGAGCGGGCGCGTGGCGCGGTGCCTGGCGGTGCTGTCGACCGGCGCGCTGCTGCTGCTGGAGGCGCGCTCGCTGCGCCTCAAGCGCCGCGTGCCCGCGCACGCCGTGTGGCGCCTGTCGCTGTCGCCGCACCGCGACGACCTGCTGGTGGTGCACGTGCGcgccgccgcgctcgacgcCGCCGACGAGCTGTCGCAGTGCTCCGAGCGCGACGCCGCCGACGCGCCCGGCTGTCTCTTCGGG GGCGAGGgcgcgtggcggcggcgcggcgacgTGGTGGTGCGCACGTGTCACGTGCTCGAGCTGGCCACCAAGCTGTTCCTGGTGGTGCAGAACGCGGTGGGCGCGCCGCCGCACGTCAACATCGCCACCGA GTTCGAGGCCAACTTCGGGCAGCAGCTGGTGACGCTGTCGTTCCACGCGCTGGGCGGCGACGCGGCGGGCGCGCGCCTGCTGCGCCGCGGCTCGCGCATGGACGTGCTCGTGTAG